The following proteins are co-located in the Clostridiales bacterium genome:
- a CDS encoding efflux RND transporter permease subunit, which produces MYLANVSTKRPVLITVVFIASLLIGFYCYHLLPINDMPKADLPFVTVSIVEQGASAEQIENKISRQVEDAVGQISGIDHITTNVKEGVSITIIQFELDKAPDAAAQEVRDKISSIRSKLPSDIEDPVIVKFDPTSKPILSLAVTGTDHLYEMSQYIEDHITNELYQVSGVGGVNLYGNTEHEVQIRLDRQKLQAYSISTTEVVNSLKADNLEIPSGSVSDRDTEIGLRTNANISDVREFSNVLIAKRNGAEIRLGDIASITDGYKDAETLCHYKGQNAIGIDIIQQSGANTVKTAESVKETIAELQQSLPEGMHIAIVRDNSTSINASVNDVLKTIVEGCILAILIVFLFLKEWQSTLICAVSLPASIIITFISMKLMDFSLNTLSLLALSLAVGLLIDDAIVVIENIIRHLHAGASPLEAAKAATSEISQAVLATTLSVVSVFLPVAMVSGVIGKYFKEFGLTVAFSMLVSLIVSFTLVPMISSRLLKPDQELKINWLRNIMERFNERFDKITEQYVNALRVALLHRKVILLIGAAIFVLSLCVTPALGYSFLPATDMSELNISMDTDPGWTIEKSNQTAIQAEKRLSKNSEILYTYTIVEDNSIAIYAKLTDKAHRSKSAQDLCMEVRKELSPLIGTQLSVNSPSIGVGESKDVSFNLLGTDRETLSAFAEKSAEKMKEDPHATDVSLNYKPGNPELSIDIDRNAAADLGVNASIAANTVRTLYNGTNVGTFDNGNDRYDITVSLQDSQKQGIESLQGIYVPNSSGQMIPLSQITKVSFRSSPSELHRYDRKEEIQLSANVIGAASGDFIKEYEDILNHQMNIPKNVKVSMGGFNQSMQEGFIGLLIALAAGILFIYLVMAAQFESFLDPISILLSMPFAMSGAILGLLVSGNELSIVSLIGIIMLMGLVAKNAILLVDFAKQATRHGTPCREALIEAGRIRLRPILMTTLAMIFGMLPLAIANGTGSELRAPMAYAVIGGLITSTLLTLFVVPISYSLLEDWKTRRKTIPAPVTQLIRG; this is translated from the coding sequence ATGTATCTTGCGAATGTCAGCACAAAACGCCCGGTTCTGATTACTGTCGTTTTCATTGCCTCCCTTCTTATTGGTTTCTACTGCTATCATCTGCTGCCAATCAACGACATGCCGAAAGCTGACTTGCCCTTTGTCACCGTCAGTATTGTCGAACAAGGTGCATCTGCTGAGCAAATTGAAAATAAGATTTCCCGGCAGGTTGAAGACGCCGTCGGCCAAATTTCCGGAATTGACCATATTACGACTAATGTAAAAGAAGGCGTATCTATTACAATTATCCAATTTGAGCTGGATAAAGCTCCTGATGCTGCGGCACAGGAGGTGCGCGATAAAATTAGCAGTATTCGCTCAAAGCTTCCCTCGGATATTGAAGACCCTGTCATCGTAAAATTTGATCCGACTTCCAAGCCAATCCTTTCTCTGGCAGTAACCGGCACGGACCACTTGTACGAGATGTCTCAATATATTGAAGACCATATTACCAATGAGCTATATCAGGTCAGCGGCGTCGGAGGGGTCAACTTATACGGGAATACGGAACATGAAGTACAGATTCGACTGGATCGTCAAAAACTGCAGGCATACAGTATTTCAACCACAGAGGTTGTAAACAGTCTGAAGGCAGATAATCTTGAGATTCCCAGTGGAAGTGTATCCGATCGTGATACCGAAATCGGCCTTCGTACCAATGCCAATATTTCCGATGTCCGTGAATTCAGCAATGTTCTGATTGCAAAACGCAACGGAGCAGAGATCCGTCTCGGAGATATCGCTTCAATCACGGATGGATATAAGGATGCCGAAACCCTTTGCCATTACAAAGGCCAGAATGCAATCGGAATTGACATCATCCAGCAATCCGGCGCAAATACAGTTAAAACCGCCGAGTCAGTCAAAGAAACCATTGCAGAATTGCAGCAGTCACTGCCGGAGGGGATGCACATTGCAATTGTACGTGACAACTCCACTTCAATTAATGCATCGGTTAATGATGTTCTGAAAACAATCGTTGAGGGTTGTATTCTTGCCATACTCATCGTCTTTCTATTTTTGAAGGAATGGCAGAGTACCTTGATTTGTGCGGTATCGCTACCCGCCTCCATTATCATTACGTTCATCTCGATGAAACTGATGGATTTTTCCCTGAACACCCTGTCCCTTTTGGCATTGTCTTTAGCAGTGGGTTTGCTGATTGACGATGCGATTGTAGTCATTGAAAATATTATCCGGCATCTGCATGCAGGTGCTTCACCGTTGGAAGCCGCAAAAGCAGCCACGTCTGAAATCAGTCAAGCAGTGTTAGCTACGACATTGTCCGTCGTATCGGTATTTCTGCCGGTTGCAATGGTTTCAGGAGTCATCGGAAAGTACTTCAAAGAATTTGGTCTCACGGTTGCATTCAGTATGCTGGTTTCTCTGATCGTATCCTTCACCTTAGTTCCGATGATTTCATCCCGCCTTTTAAAGCCGGATCAGGAGCTTAAGATCAACTGGCTGCGAAACATAATGGAGCGGTTCAACGAAAGATTTGATAAAATTACAGAGCAATACGTGAACGCTCTCAGAGTCGCGCTTTTGCATAGAAAAGTCATACTGCTCATCGGCGCTGCCATATTTGTGCTCTCACTTTGTGTCACTCCGGCCCTCGGCTATTCCTTTTTGCCGGCAACCGATATGAGCGAACTTAATATCTCGATGGACACAGACCCAGGATGGACGATAGAGAAATCAAATCAAACTGCGATTCAGGCTGAAAAAAGACTATCAAAAAATTCGGAAATATTATACACCTATACCATCGTGGAAGACAATTCTATCGCTATTTATGCAAAGTTGACAGACAAAGCACACAGAAGTAAGTCTGCTCAGGATCTTTGCATGGAGGTCCGGAAAGAACTTTCCCCCCTGATAGGAACCCAGCTATCGGTTAATTCACCATCTATCGGTGTTGGAGAATCGAAAGATGTCTCCTTTAATCTGCTAGGCACTGACAGGGAAACCTTATCTGCCTTTGCAGAAAAATCAGCAGAAAAAATGAAAGAAGACCCGCATGCAACCGACGTTTCCTTAAACTATAAGCCCGGGAACCCTGAGCTTTCTATCGATATTGACCGTAATGCTGCCGCTGACCTCGGCGTCAATGCCTCCATCGCTGCCAATACTGTTCGAACCCTGTATAACGGTACAAACGTCGGAACATTTGACAACGGAAATGATCGGTACGATATTACCGTCTCTCTGCAAGATTCACAAAAACAGGGAATCGAAAGTCTTCAGGGCATCTATGTTCCGAACAGCAGCGGTCAGATGATCCCGCTCAGCCAGATTACCAAAGTCTCCTTTCGCTCCAGTCCTTCAGAGCTTCACCGATACGACCGGAAGGAAGAGATTCAGCTTTCCGCCAATGTGATCGGTGCTGCCTCCGGTGACTTTATTAAGGAGTACGAGGATATATTGAACCATCAAATGAATATTCCGAAGAATGTGAAAGTATCCATGGGCGGTTTCAACCAGTCCATGCAGGAGGGATTTATCGGCTTACTGATAGCATTGGCTGCAGGCATTCTCTTCATCTATCTGGTCATGGCTGCGCAATTTGAAAGCTTTCTTGATCCAATTTCAATCTTGCTTTCCATGCCGTTCGCCATGTCGGGAGCAATTCTGGGTTTGCTTGTTTCCGGAAACGAACTTAGTATCGTGTCACTGATCGGCATCATCATGCTGATGGGACTTGTGGCAAAGAATGCCATCCTGCTTGTGGATTTCGCGAAACAGGCAACCCGCCACGGCACTCCATGCAGAGAGGCGCTGATTGAGGCAGGCAGGATTCGCCTGCGTCCAATCCTGATGACAACACTGGCAATGATTTTCGGAATGCTGCCCCTGGCAATCGCAAACGGCACCGGATCGGAACTGCGTGCTCCCATGGCCTATGCTGTTATCGGAGGTCTAATAACCTCAACGCTACTCACACTTTTTGTCGTTCCCATCTCCTATTCACTGCTTGAAGATTGGAAAACAAGAAGAAAAACAATTCCGGCTCCTGTCACTCAGCTCATTCGTGGATAA
- a CDS encoding efflux RND transporter periplasmic adaptor subunit, with the protein MKIKQIKQSFPDFRGKKSIAAGILILLVILFSVRMMTSTSVGNDGSDESYSVSVAVERASALPVSPVYTYKATLEPKEYGLVTTKIAGKVSSIFFENGDAVEQGQALIQIDTQDIENQLASAANQLKIASFSEQKAKAALSSAQLAFDRAQALFQEGAVSQSSLDAATTSLQTTNADYSLAQANINTAKISMQFLKDQMANATICAPISGIIDSKNVSVGQYLTTQGSNVVLAKINDTSVLNAVIQVEQDRLSLIQVGQKSTVTLDGSDKTFEGMVTSIDPSADPASRSFKCKIALNQKDPELMPGIFTTVSFSGLAAKMAITVPMDAVIENGGKYYLYLAENNKAVRREVQIGELLNQTISIQSGIQEGDSVIISNVSMLQDGDSIKVQDKEVQ; encoded by the coding sequence ATGAAAATCAAGCAAATAAAACAATCTTTCCCTGACTTTAGAGGGAAAAAAAGTATTGCCGCAGGTATTCTGATTTTATTGGTTATCTTGTTTTCGGTTCGAATGATGACGTCCACATCTGTTGGAAATGATGGCAGTGATGAGTCATACAGTGTATCTGTCGCTGTTGAAAGAGCATCCGCACTGCCAGTCTCGCCGGTTTATACATATAAGGCTACATTGGAACCAAAGGAATACGGCCTTGTCACAACAAAAATTGCCGGAAAGGTCTCCAGCATCTTTTTTGAAAACGGGGATGCAGTTGAACAGGGTCAGGCACTGATCCAGATCGACACACAGGATATTGAAAACCAGCTTGCTTCCGCAGCAAACCAATTAAAAATTGCCTCTTTTTCAGAACAAAAGGCAAAAGCAGCACTGAGCTCCGCCCAGCTCGCATTTGATCGTGCCCAGGCGCTTTTTCAGGAAGGTGCTGTGTCCCAATCCAGCTTGGATGCTGCGACAACCTCGCTGCAAACGACCAATGCCGATTACAGTCTTGCTCAGGCCAATATCAATACCGCTAAAATAAGTATGCAGTTCTTAAAAGATCAGATGGCCAACGCAACAATTTGTGCGCCGATTTCTGGAATTATTGACAGCAAGAATGTTTCGGTAGGACAATATCTGACAACACAAGGCAGTAATGTCGTACTTGCAAAAATCAACGATACCTCTGTTCTCAATGCTGTGATTCAAGTAGAGCAGGACCGTCTCAGTCTGATCCAAGTCGGTCAAAAATCAACAGTCACCCTAGATGGGTCAGATAAAACCTTTGAGGGTATGGTTACCAGCATTGATCCATCCGCCGATCCCGCTTCCCGCAGCTTTAAATGCAAAATCGCATTAAATCAGAAAGATCCCGAACTGATGCCCGGAATCTTTACCACCGTTTCCTTCTCCGGTCTTGCCGCAAAGATGGCCATCACAGTTCCGATGGATGCGGTGATTGAGAATGGAGGAAAATATTATTTATATTTGGCAGAAAACAATAAAGCAGTGCGCCGGGAAGTCCAGATAGGAGAACTCTTGAATCAGACAATCTCCATTCAGTCTGGCATTCAGGAAGGCGATTCGGTGATCATATCCAACGTCAGCATGCTTCAAGACGGTGATTCTATCAAGGTTCAGGACAAGGAGGTGCAATAA
- a CDS encoding response regulator transcription factor, whose protein sequence is MHRILIADDDTEIAALISDSLRDEGFETEMVYTGNDAFRALKENKDYALVILDIMLPEMDGLTICRKIRDEISCPILLVTAKNRSIDTILGLEMGADDYIKKPFVVDELISRVKAHLRREQRKDLIPVTSLLKAGSITLYPERFETWLEDEKVELTPREFQLLAYLIENKGRVLSKSQIFDAVWGEHYGDINTVTVNIKNLRSKIDPQNNHIITVWGVGYKFLV, encoded by the coding sequence ATGCATAGAATTTTAATTGCTGATGACGATACGGAAATTGCCGCACTAATTTCTGATAGTCTGAGAGATGAAGGATTTGAGACCGAAATGGTCTATACCGGGAATGATGCATTTCGGGCGTTGAAAGAAAACAAAGATTATGCACTGGTAATATTGGATATTATGCTTCCCGAAATGGACGGATTAACGATCTGCAGAAAAATAAGAGATGAAATTTCCTGTCCTATTTTGCTTGTGACTGCGAAAAACCGTTCCATTGATACCATTTTAGGATTAGAAATGGGCGCGGATGATTATATTAAGAAACCGTTTGTTGTGGATGAGCTGATTTCGAGAGTAAAAGCCCATTTGAGGCGTGAGCAGCGAAAGGATCTGATCCCTGTGACAAGTCTTCTGAAAGCCGGCTCAATCACGCTGTATCCGGAACGGTTTGAAACATGGCTGGAGGATGAGAAGGTTGAGCTGACACCAAGGGAATTTCAGCTGCTTGCATATTTGATCGAAAATAAAGGCCGCGTTTTGTCCAAAAGCCAGATTTTTGATGCGGTATGGGGTGAACATTATGGAGATATTAATACGGTTACAGTGAATATTAAGAATCTACGATCGAAGATTGATCCGCAAAACAATCATATCATAACGGTTTGGGGTGTGGGATACAAGTTTTTGGTGTAA
- a CDS encoding HAMP domain-containing histidine kinase — protein MSIRKKYILFMFILILFNLIAVYLTSNYFMNYQTAENIRSLQDSMDEGLAGIAAQTPFLDLNHLEKALNKEAGRDQLSFRVVDMSGKTVFRTDHFVKRGGVLTEFRPVQAGQENYVVQAAENFGVRKLILDSLVHKVLIIELILLILSVIVSSILIIRKYVDPLVLLAHQMEEYEHCSQTDLLQVKRSDEIGLLQRKLVSLMDTIRQDKKKENQLIAGISHDIKTPLTSIMGYAERIMGKKLPPEKEAQYMDIIYSKAQRINEMINEFDEYLSYNVDEVYSFQNCSFAELAELLRAECQDELADMGVQFDVINECAPGTVTIDIMKLRRVAGNLIANSLRFMKDDPHIMIRIRPAEAGVEFEMADNGTGASEEELPFLLDPFYTTDKSRKVAGLGLSICKRIIEAHHGTIRVENRDEGGFRVIMHLPLLIVKMPFSSVHD, from the coding sequence ATGAGCATCAGAAAAAAATATATTCTTTTTATGTTTATACTTATCCTGTTCAACTTGATTGCAGTATATCTGACCTCCAATTATTTTATGAATTATCAAACGGCTGAAAATATTCGCAGCCTTCAGGACTCTATGGACGAAGGTCTTGCGGGAATTGCCGCACAAACCCCTTTTTTGGATCTCAATCACCTGGAAAAAGCATTGAACAAAGAAGCGGGCCGGGATCAATTATCCTTCAGAGTTGTAGATATGAGCGGCAAAACAGTGTTCCGGACAGATCATTTTGTGAAGCGCGGTGGTGTTTTAACTGAGTTTCGCCCGGTACAAGCTGGACAGGAAAATTATGTGGTTCAGGCAGCAGAGAATTTTGGCGTACGAAAACTGATTCTGGACTCGCTGGTACACAAGGTTCTTATCATTGAACTAATCCTGCTGATTTTATCGGTAATCGTGTCCAGTATATTAATTATTCGAAAATACGTAGATCCACTGGTACTTCTTGCACACCAGATGGAGGAGTATGAGCATTGCTCCCAAACGGACCTTCTGCAAGTCAAGCGCAGTGATGAGATTGGCTTACTTCAGAGGAAGCTTGTTTCCCTGATGGACACAATTCGTCAGGATAAGAAAAAGGAAAATCAGCTCATTGCCGGCATCTCGCATGACATCAAGACGCCGCTTACATCCATTATGGGATACGCGGAAAGAATTATGGGAAAGAAACTACCTCCCGAAAAAGAAGCGCAGTATATGGATATTATCTATTCCAAGGCACAGCGTATCAATGAAATGATCAACGAATTCGATGAATATTTAAGCTACAATGTCGATGAAGTATATTCTTTTCAGAATTGTTCCTTTGCAGAACTTGCTGAATTGCTGCGGGCTGAATGCCAGGATGAGCTGGCGGACATGGGCGTTCAGTTTGATGTAATCAATGAATGTGCACCGGGAACTGTGACGATTGATATCATGAAACTGAGACGTGTTGCGGGGAATCTGATAGCGAACTCCCTTCGTTTCATGAAAGATGATCCTCACATCATGATAAGAATCCGACCTGCAGAAGCAGGTGTGGAGTTTGAAATGGCAGACAATGGGACCGGAGCGAGCGAGGAAGAGCTGCCGTTTCTTTTGGATCCGTTTTACACGACAGATAAAAGCAGAAAGGTAGCCGGCCTCGGACTTTCCATTTGCAAACGAATCATAGAGGCGCACCATGGCACCATCAGGGTGGAGAACCGTGATGAGGGCGGCTTTCGTGTCATTATGCACCTTCCCTTATTGATTGTGAAAATGCCTTTTAGCTCGGTTCACGATTAA
- a CDS encoding LysR family transcriptional regulator: MDLLQIKYFQTVARMQHMTRAADVLQIAQPALSAMIAKLEADLGVPLFNRTGRNIVLNEYGKAFLKRANRILKEVDEGRQEISDLSGSEMGSVSFATTSLNKEFGNLIGNFASLHPKVNFHITQLGDDREKFHLLNKDEIDFAFINTIDEHANFSTVKLAEEDIYLAVPASHSLAGYRTVSFQNLKDEAFIGLKTNYSQQEFCDELCKKNGFVPNIICECSEFTAVINLVEAGLGVSFLPCSEDEKKELPVVLLEIEGINFKNILRLAWKEQRYFSKAAINFREYVIQYFNITI; the protein is encoded by the coding sequence ATGGACTTGCTGCAAATTAAATATTTTCAAACTGTGGCCCGCATGCAGCATATGACAAGAGCTGCCGATGTATTGCAAATCGCTCAACCTGCCTTAAGTGCCATGATTGCTAAGTTGGAGGCGGATTTGGGAGTTCCTTTATTTAATCGGACAGGACGTAATATTGTTTTGAATGAATATGGGAAAGCATTTTTAAAACGGGCTAACAGAATCTTGAAAGAAGTTGACGAAGGGCGGCAGGAGATATCCGATCTGTCTGGCAGCGAAATGGGCTCTGTGTCTTTTGCAACTACATCGTTGAATAAAGAATTCGGTAATTTAATCGGCAACTTTGCATCTCTTCATCCAAAAGTAAACTTCCATATTACACAGTTAGGTGATGATCGAGAGAAATTCCATCTGCTAAATAAAGATGAAATCGATTTTGCCTTCATCAATACGATTGATGAGCACGCTAATTTCTCTACTGTGAAATTAGCAGAGGAAGACATTTATTTAGCAGTACCAGCATCACATTCCCTTGCTGGTTACCGAACAGTTTCTTTTCAGAATTTGAAAGATGAAGCTTTTATCGGATTAAAAACAAATTATAGTCAGCAAGAATTTTGTGATGAACTTTGCAAAAAGAATGGATTTGTACCCAATATCATCTGTGAGTGCAGTGAGTTTACAGCGGTGATTAATTTGGTCGAAGCAGGGCTTGGTGTTTCATTTCTACCATGTTCTGAGGATGAAAAAAAGGAGTTGCCTGTTGTTTTACTTGAGATTGAAGGGATTAACTTTAAAAATATTCTGAGACTTGCATGGAAAGAACAACGATATTTTTCAAAAGCTGCAATAAATTTCCGAGAATACGTAATACAATATTTTAATATAACAATTTAA
- a CDS encoding biotin carboxylase, with protein MVKIPKRISTVIINSLKGGVVPRIGLPYITVGRETEINALLHDVDIIADGGASFRFVVGKYGSGKSFLLQTIRNYVMDKNFVVVDADLSPERRLQGTKGQGLATYKELIQNMSTKTRPEGGALTLILDRWISNIQSEVAAESGLSFHDSEFSKLVEKKIYEVISSLNEMVHGFDFAKLLIIYYKAFLNGDDESKAKVVKWFRGEYVNKTEAKSELGVNIIITDDDWYEYIKIFAMFLKKAGYHGLLILIDELVNIYKVPNSITRQYNYEKILTMYNDTLQGKARYLGIIMGGTPQCIEDTRRGVFSYEALKSRLEDGRFGRDNMKDVLAPVIKLSPLTYEEMLVLIEKLADIHAGLFDYEQALSQEDMINFIKIEFSRIGAETNITPREVIRDFIELLNIVCQNPNINVAELLGSESFEFAKTEINDEVLEKEFEEFEI; from the coding sequence ATGGTAAAAATTCCGAAAAGAATATCGACTGTAATTATAAATTCATTGAAGGGCGGAGTTGTGCCAAGAATCGGCCTTCCTTATATCACAGTAGGCAGAGAAACCGAAATCAATGCTCTTTTGCACGATGTTGATATTATTGCAGATGGTGGAGCATCCTTTCGCTTTGTTGTAGGCAAATACGGCAGCGGAAAAAGTTTTCTCCTGCAAACCATACGAAATTATGTTATGGATAAAAACTTTGTAGTAGTAGATGCTGATCTTTCTCCTGAAAGACGGCTGCAGGGAACAAAAGGACAGGGGCTGGCTACCTATAAGGAACTCATACAGAATATGTCCACCAAAACCAGACCCGAAGGCGGTGCTCTGACACTTATCCTTGACAGATGGATCAGCAATATCCAAAGTGAAGTGGCCGCTGAAAGTGGCCTGTCCTTTCATGACAGTGAATTCAGCAAGCTGGTTGAAAAGAAAATATACGAAGTAATCAGTTCACTGAACGAAATGGTGCATGGCTTTGACTTTGCGAAGCTTTTAATTATATATTATAAAGCCTTTCTTAATGGTGACGATGAAAGCAAAGCAAAGGTAGTAAAATGGTTTCGTGGTGAATATGTGAATAAAACGGAAGCCAAATCGGAGCTTGGTGTTAATATAATCATTACAGACGACGACTGGTACGAATATATTAAGATCTTTGCGATGTTTCTCAAGAAAGCTGGATATCATGGGCTTCTTATACTGATTGATGAGCTTGTAAATATTTATAAGGTTCCGAACAGCATTACACGGCAGTATAACTATGAAAAAATCCTGACGATGTACAATGATACACTTCAGGGAAAGGCCAGATATCTAGGCATCATAATGGGTGGAACACCACAGTGCATCGAGGATACGAGACGCGGTGTTTTTAGCTATGAGGCATTAAAATCCCGACTTGAAGATGGGCGCTTCGGACGTGATAATATGAAGGATGTGCTTGCACCGGTAATCAAGCTCTCTCCCCTTACTTACGAGGAAATGCTGGTTCTGATTGAAAAGCTTGCCGATATTCATGCAGGCCTCTTTGATTATGAGCAAGCCTTAAGCCAGGAGGATATGATCAATTTTATTAAAATTGAATTTAGTAGAATTGGTGCTGAGACAAATATTACACCGCGTGAGGTGATCCGCGATTTTATAGAACTGCTGAATATCGTCTGCCAAAACCCAAATATCAATGTTGCCGAGCTTTTGGGCTCTGAATCATTTGAATTTGCTAAGACAGAAATTAATGATGAGGTACTGGAAAAAGAGTTTGAGGAATTTGAGATTTAG
- a CDS encoding DEAD/DEAH box helicase, with protein MNIFNRYAPFIQDFIYQNNWEALRAIQVAAGDAVFNTDQNVLLSASTASGKTEAAFFPILTLFHEEPPRSVGAIYIGPLKALINDQFMRLNDLCREADIPVWHWHGDVAQSHKNKLLKSPSGILQITPESLEALLLHKHADVSRLFGDLRFIVIDEVHSLMRGDRGGQTLCLIERLSKLSGVNPRRIGLSATIGDLESTGAFLSSGTGRGTVIPKIEAKGAKWRLSMEHFFNTANEERRGPRTQHTDDSAEGLAQDAAEDKGILKALPVLDMKSDIAPQNADPGMGYIFEHTRGKKCLVFVNSREECEAVTTTLRQYCEAKHEPDRFLIHHGNLSASYRETAEAVMKDEEQYQTTVTTATLELGIDIGRLERAFQIDAPFMVSSFLQRMGRTGRRDLPPEMWFVIREEVPEARAMLPATIPWMLLQGVALIQLYVQERWVEPPKLDRLPYSLLYHQTMCTLASSGEMSPAGLASRVLSLSYFHRITQDDYKLLLRHLISIEHIQRTEEGGLIVGLAGERQTNSYKFYAVFKENEEYTVRSKSQELGTIVMPPPVGEKIALAGHVWIVEEVDHKRHLVYCEQVKGKVPAYFGQCPGDINTRVLERMRDVLRENMVYPYLMKNAVTRLDEARHTARNSNMTEESLICLGGDMWCLFPWLGSYAFLALERFIKLKCAPQLGLTALDSSRPYFIQFKMKATREDFFKVLIEMEKQPLDPMELIYKGEIPLFEKYDEFLPEELVKKGFAYGILGIEEMKMRIRSWEKKS; from the coding sequence ATGAATATTTTTAATCGATATGCGCCGTTTATTCAGGATTTTATTTATCAGAATAACTGGGAAGCCCTCCGCGCAATCCAGGTTGCGGCAGGGGATGCAGTTTTTAATACAGACCAGAATGTTCTGCTGTCCGCATCAACAGCTTCAGGCAAAACAGAAGCTGCATTTTTCCCGATTCTCACACTCTTTCATGAAGAGCCGCCCAGATCGGTAGGGGCCATATACATCGGGCCTCTGAAAGCGCTGATCAATGATCAGTTCATGCGTCTGAATGATTTGTGCAGGGAAGCAGATATCCCTGTTTGGCATTGGCATGGAGATGTTGCCCAGTCTCACAAGAACAAACTATTAAAAAGTCCATCCGGTATTTTGCAGATTACCCCCGAATCTCTGGAAGCTTTGCTGTTACACAAACATGCAGATGTGTCAAGGCTTTTCGGCGACCTAAGATTCATTGTGATAGACGAAGTCCACTCGCTCATGCGTGGTGACAGAGGGGGCCAGACCCTGTGCTTGATTGAAAGACTTTCCAAACTGTCAGGAGTGAATCCAAGGAGGATCGGACTTTCTGCAACCATTGGGGATTTGGAAAGCACAGGAGCATTTTTGTCATCAGGTACAGGAAGAGGCACAGTCATTCCAAAGATTGAGGCCAAAGGAGCAAAATGGCGGCTTTCGATGGAGCATTTTTTCAACACTGCCAATGAGGAGCGTCGTGGACCGAGAACGCAGCATACTGATGATTCGGCGGAAGGTTTGGCACAAGATGCGGCAGAGGATAAGGGCATTCTGAAAGCATTGCCTGTTTTGGATATGAAGTCAGATATTGCACCCCAAAACGCTGACCCCGGTATGGGATATATCTTTGAACACACCAGGGGTAAAAAATGTCTTGTGTTTGTAAATTCAAGAGAAGAGTGTGAGGCTGTTACAACAACGCTCCGCCAGTATTGTGAAGCCAAGCACGAGCCAGACAGATTCTTGATTCATCACGGCAATCTGTCGGCCTCCTACCGGGAAACGGCAGAAGCTGTTATGAAGGATGAGGAACAATACCAAACCACTGTCACAACAGCAACCCTTGAGCTTGGAATAGACATCGGACGGCTCGAACGTGCTTTTCAGATCGATGCACCTTTTATGGTGTCTTCCTTTCTGCAAAGAATGGGGCGTACCGGCAGACGAGATTTGCCGCCGGAAATGTGGTTTGTCATTCGAGAAGAGGTTCCAGAGGCAAGAGCAATGCTGCCGGCAACGATTCCATGGATGCTGCTGCAAGGAGTCGCCCTCATTCAGCTCTATGTGCAGGAACGATGGGTTGAGCCTCCTAAGCTGGACCGGCTTCCCTATAGCCTGCTGTATCATCAGACGATGTGTACCCTGGCCTCCAGCGGGGAAATGTCTCCAGCGGGGCTTGCATCCCGGGTGCTTTCTTTGAGCTATTTTCATAGAATTACGCAGGACGATTATAAACTGCTTTTAAGGCATCTGATCAGCATAGAGCATATCCAGAGAACGGAAGAAGGCGGGCTGATCGTAGGCCTTGCGGGAGAACGGCAAACAAATTCCTATAAGTTCTATGCCGTGTTTAAGGAGAATGAAGAGTACACGGTCAGAAGCAAATCACAAGAGCTTGGCACAATCGTCATGCCTCCGCCAGTGGGTGAAAAAATAGCCCTTGCCGGACATGTCTGGATCGTTGAAGAGGTTGATCACAAACGCCATCTGGTGTATTGTGAGCAGGTGAAGGGAAAAGTTCCTGCATATTTCGGACAATGTCCGGGGGATATTAACACAAGGGTTCTTGAAAGAATGAGGGATGTTCTGCGTGAAAATATGGTCTACCCTTACCTGATGAAGAACGCTGTGACGAGGCTTGATGAAGCAAGGCATACTGCCAGAAATTCCAATATGACAGAAGAGTCACTCATCTGTCTTGGCGGTGATATGTGGTGTCTGTTTCCGTGGCTTGGTTCCTATGCATTTTTAGCGCTGGAGAGATTTATTAAGCTAAAATGTGCACCACAACTGGGGCTCACTGCTCTTGATTCCTCAAGACCGTATTTCATTCAGTTCAAGATGAAGGCGACGCGAGAAGACTTTTTCAAGGTTTTAATTGAGATGGAAAAGCAGCCTCTAGACCCGATGGAGTTGATCTATAAAGGTGAGATTCCGCTATTTGAAAAGTACGACGAATTCTTACCGGAGGAGCTGGTGAAAAAAGGCTTTGCATATGGCATTCTTGGGATCGAGGAGATGAAAATGCGCATTCGCAGCTGGGAGAAGAAATCATAG